Within the Hyalangium gracile genome, the region TAGAGCGGATACGGGTTGGCCTTCACCGCGGGATCCAGCAGGTTCGGTCGTTCACTCATAGCAGGGCCCCCACCCCTGGGTGCTCATGTCATGGAAGCGGAGTGGGCTCGGGCCCGAAGCCCGCGTCCATCGCCGTGGAGGAGAAGCGCCCCTCCAGGCTGCGCCCCGCTCCATACGCCTCGCCGCGCTGGAAGGAGAGCGAGAAGTTGCCTCGCGTGGGCTGGTCGATGCCGCCTCCCTCGTCCAGCACCAGATCGCCCCGCTCCACGGGAGCGAAGACGCGCGCGGGCTCGCCCGCCGCCAGGTGCACCACCGTGGCGCGCGCCACCCCGGAGGGGGTGTTGCCCGCCAGGTTCACCTTCGCGCCAGGCTTCAGGTCGAGCCCCTCGGTGGCCAGCGTGAGGCGCACCACCAGGTCCACATCCAGGCCGTTGTTCCGGTAGTAGCTCACCTGCAGCGCCTCGGCGTTGCGCAGCACCTCCACGCGCGACACCTCCAGCGAGAACAGCTCCTCCACGCTGCCCGACAGCGAGTTGGCGCCGCCGCAGCCCAGCAGCCCCAGCCCCAGCAACAGCCCGGAGAGCATCGACATCGTCCGCATGCCGCGCCCCTCCCTCATCGCTCCACCGCGAGCTTGAGGACACCGGTGTTGGGCACCCGGTAGGCAATCACCCGCTGGCCCGAGCTCAGGTACCCCATCTTCGGGAACACGCCGCCGCCAGCGTCCACCAGCTGCTCGCGCCAGTTGCCCTCGATGCGGGTGGTGACGCGCAGCTCGTCGTCGTTCGCGTTGCAGCTGCCCTCGTTGACGCCCGGCGAGTTGGAGCAGATGTAGAAGGCGATGGACGGATCATGCGTCTTCGGATCGATGGCGAGCGACGGGTACCAGCCACCCGAACCCGCCTCGTAGACGGGGTCCGGCGCCAGCCAGTCCGCGGCCACGGTGCACCGGCTGGCGGTGTTGCCCTTGCACTCGGTGAAGGTGAGCCGGCTGGTGGAGCGCTCCAGAACGGCGATGCCGTAGCCCAGCGTCGCATCCCAGGCCAGCGACGCGCCCTGCTGCGTGTTGGACACCCCCTGCACCTTGAAGGGTGGCGTCCACGAGCCATCCGCGTTGCGTCGCTGGAAGAGGACGTTCGAGCCGGTGCCCTCCGCGCTGCCGAAGACCTGATCATGCACCAGCGCCGGCTGCCCGTTGGCCATCACCATGGAGATGTGGCCGCCGTACGCCTGCTTGTCGTTTCCGCCCGCGGCCACCACCCGAGGCGTCCAGCCCGCCGGCCCTCCGACGGCGATCTCCAGATCACTGCCGGCCCAGTCCTGCTGAGGGAACTGGCCATCATGCCCGTCCCGGTACGCCACGAAGGCCTGCGTGCCGTTGAAGACGAGGGCGGGGTTGAGCCCCACCAGGAAGCCACGGTCGCTCACCATGTTGCCCGCGGGAGCCTGGTCGCCCGTCCGTACCGCGACGCTCTCGGTCCACTGGTTGGGCCCCGAGCGGAAGGCCACCGCCGCATCGCTCTGGAGCCAGAAGACGGAGTCATCGCTCTGGCCACCCAGGTACGCGATGGCGGGCTTGCCGGCCGAATCGAACGCGAGCGACAGCCCGTAGACGAGCTGCACCGTGGCCACTCGCTCCGGCTGGGAGACCTGGCCGTTGTCCACCTGGATGTAGCGGATCTCGTACTGCTTCTCGGCGACGCGGAAGAAGTAGGCCACGCCGACCACATCATTCGGCCCCACGGCGAGTGACAGCGGCAGCTGATCCGTGGCCGAGGACTCGAGCGTGAGCCGCGTGAAGTTGGAGTTCTCGTTCGGATCCGGGTTGGTCGTTCCCGCGTCCGGAGTTCCCCCGTCCTCGCCCTTGCATCCCACGAGCGTGAGCATCAGACACAGTGCCAGGCCTTGGCGTCTCATAACCTCTCCATTCGTTGTCGGCCCCAGAGGCGCACATCCTATGCCAGCCCCACGGCTCCGGGGCGATCGAGCAGGCACCGTCCGCGTTTTGCAAAGGAGGGCGCTCGCTCTAGGCTGGAACGCCTATGGCTCGTAAGCGTTCCTCGGCCGGGCGCCTCACCCGGCGCTCCTTCATCCAGCGGCTGACCTTCTTCGGCGGAGGAGTGGTGCTGCTCGGCTCCACCGCCTGCAAGCGCCCCGCGGAGGAGCCGGCGCAGGCAGCAGCCGCACCGCCCCCAGTGGAGAATTCTCCCCACGCCACCTTCACGGGCCTGGAGCTCGCCACCATGGCCGCCGCGTGCGAGCGCATCCTCCCGCGGGACGAGGATCCGGGCGCCAGGGACGCGAACGTGCCCGCCTACATCGACCGGATCCTCCAGACGCCGGAGCTGAAGCAGATGAAGGCGGACTTCCTCCAGGGGCTGGCGGCGCTGGAGCGGCGCTCGCGGAGCATGTTCAAGAAGGGGTTCGTGGAGGCCACGCCCGAGCAGCAGGACGAGCTGCTCACCATCTTCAAGGACAGCGGGGAGGGCACGGGCGAGGGGCACTTCTACGAGATCCTCGTGGTGCTGACGCTGGAGGGCTTCCTGGGAGACCCTTCGTACGGCGGGAACAAGGATCGGGTGGGCTGGCGACTGGTGGGCTTCGACACGGTGGGCACGGTGGCGATGGCGCCTCCCGAGGGCTACGACGGGCCCAAGTGCCTGCGTGAGTGCGGAGATCACCGATGACGAAGGACGCGGTGGACATCTGCATCATCGGCAGCGGCGCGGGCGGAGCCCCCATGGCGCTGGAGCTGGGCCGGGCGGGCTTCAAGGTGGTGGTGCTGGAGAAGGGCGCGCACTACAAGCCCAAGGACTTCGTCCACGACGAGATCCTCAACAGCCGGCGCAACTTCTTCATGCCGCTGCCGTGGGAGGAGCCGCACCTGTGGCGCCAGGGCTCCAGCGGGCGCTACGAGCGCACGAACTCGGCGTGGACGGCCAACTGCGTGGGCGGTGGCACGGTCCACATGAGCGGGTACTTCTACCGGCTCAAGCCGGTGGACTTCCGCCTGCGCTCGACGCTGGGAGAGGTCAAGGGCGCCAACCTGGCGGACTGGCCCATCTCCTACGAGGAGTTCGCCCCCTTCTACGACAAGGCCGAGGCGGAGCTGGGCGTCTCGGGCGAGGCCCGGCCCCACCCCTTCGCCGAGCCCCGGAGCGGGCCGTACCCGCTGCCTCCGCTGGACGTGCACCCGATCGCCAAGGAGATCGATCGGGTGTGCGGGGAGATGAAGTGGAACTCGCTCACCACGGCGCGCGGCATCATCAGCAAGCCGTACCGGGGGCGCTCGGCGTGCTCGTACTGCGCGCTGTGCGGCAGCTATGGCTGCGAGATGGGCGCCAAGAGCGGCACCAACGCCAGCGTCATCCCGGCGGCGCTGGCCACCGGCAACGTGGAGCTGCGCCCGAAGTGCATGGCGCGCTCCATCGAGGTGGACAAGGAGGGCCGGGCCAGGAGCGTCGTCTACCTGGACGCGGACGGCGTGGAGCAGGAGCAGCCGGCGAAGGTGATCGTCGTGTCGTGCACGGCGGTGGAGAGCGCGCGGCTGCTGCTGAACTCCACCTCCTCGCGGTTTCCGAAGGGGCTGGCCAACGGCAGCGGGCTGGTGGGGCGCAACCTGATGTTCAGCTCCTTCGGCGAGTCGCGCGCGACGTTCCGGATCTCCAAGCAGAAGGCGTCGCGGCCGTGGCTGACGGCGCCGGATCCGTTCGTGAACCGGAGCATCCAGGACTTCTACCTGATGCCGGACGAGCGCTTCGGCTTCCGCAAGGGCGGGACGCTGGGCTTCATGTGGACGCACCCCAACCCGATCTTCGCGGCGGTGGGGCTCGCGGGCTCCGGCAAGGAGGGGGTGTTCGGCAAGGAGCTGAAGGACCGGATGCGGGCGTACCGGGACTCGCGCATCCTGCAGTTCGAGGTGTACGGCGAGTTCCTCGCGACGCCGGGCACCTACGTGACGGTGGAGCCGGGCGTGAAGGACAAGTACGGCATCCCGGTGGCGGCCATCACCATGGATCGACACCCCAAGGACTTCGCGGCCACGCGCTTCCTGGTGGAGCGCGGCGAGGAGGTGCTGGCGCGGCTGGATCCGGATGACATCGAGCGGGTGGGCGTCGCGGGCGAGACGACCATCCTGCAGCACGGCACGTGTCGCTTCGGCAAGGATCCGGCCACCTCGGTGCTGGACAAGGACTGCCGCGCCCACGAGGTGCCCAACCTGTATGTGGTGGACGGCAGCTTCATGCCGAGCGCGGGCAGCGTGCCCTCCACGCTGACCATCGCCGCCAACAGCTTCCGCGTGGCCTCCCAGCTCGTCCGCAAGCTGAAGAAGGGCTGATCGCCCAGCCCGCATGAGCGAACTGACGGAACAGGACCTCGTCCAGCTCGTCCGCCACTTCTACCCCGCCGGCTCCTTCGAGCCGGCGGACAGCTCCACCCAGGAAGCTCCGTCCTACACACGGACTCCTGAGCACCAGCGTTGGCTGGGCGCGTGGAAGCGAGCCATGGAGTGGCCGCGATGGGACTCGCTCCTACAGGAGCTGGACCTCACACTCGATGGCGTGGGAGACGTCACCCAGCCCTACATGGCCGCCTGCCGTCGCTGCTCCAAGTCCATCCGGCGGCCGCCTGAGAATGGGGCTCAGCCTCTCACTCGCATGGTGGCGGCCGTGAGTGTCCTGGCCCCGCTCTATGTCAGCTACTGCGTCACGCAGAGCGCCCCTCCGCGAGGAGGCTCCGCCGGCCAGAACCTCTCCTTCGAACCTCCTCAGGAAGTGGAGTCCCAGGCCAACACGCTTCGTCGAAGCATCGAGCGCGTTCTGGGCTACCGCCCCTTTCCCCTTCCGCTGAGCAATATCCGCGTCCCGGACGTCTTCGTTCCCCACCTGGGCGGCGAGCCCGCCACGCTGCTCACGGCCCTCTTCGATGCGCCGCTCGACAACCTGCCTTGAATGAGTGCTGCTGAGCCTGCTGCTGCCCGTCCTCTGGACGGGATGCAGCCATGGACGTCCCCCGCTCAACCCCGTCACCGGAGCATCGAGACCGTCCCCTTTGGTGTCGTGATCCCCACGCGCTGATCCATCTGGGCGGCGCTCCGTCCCCTCGCGTCTCGCCTGCTTGTG harbors:
- a CDS encoding GMC family oxidoreductase: MTKDAVDICIIGSGAGGAPMALELGRAGFKVVVLEKGAHYKPKDFVHDEILNSRRNFFMPLPWEEPHLWRQGSSGRYERTNSAWTANCVGGGTVHMSGYFYRLKPVDFRLRSTLGEVKGANLADWPISYEEFAPFYDKAEAELGVSGEARPHPFAEPRSGPYPLPPLDVHPIAKEIDRVCGEMKWNSLTTARGIISKPYRGRSACSYCALCGSYGCEMGAKSGTNASVIPAALATGNVELRPKCMARSIEVDKEGRARSVVYLDADGVEQEQPAKVIVVSCTAVESARLLLNSTSSRFPKGLANGSGLVGRNLMFSSFGESRATFRISKQKASRPWLTAPDPFVNRSIQDFYLMPDERFGFRKGGTLGFMWTHPNPIFAAVGLAGSGKEGVFGKELKDRMRAYRDSRILQFEVYGEFLATPGTYVTVEPGVKDKYGIPVAAITMDRHPKDFAATRFLVERGEEVLARLDPDDIERVGVAGETTILQHGTCRFGKDPATSVLDKDCRAHEVPNLYVVDGSFMPSAGSVPSTLTIAANSFRVASQLVRKLKKG
- a CDS encoding gluconate 2-dehydrogenase subunit 3 family protein; this encodes MARKRSSAGRLTRRSFIQRLTFFGGGVVLLGSTACKRPAEEPAQAAAAPPPVENSPHATFTGLELATMAAACERILPRDEDPGARDANVPAYIDRILQTPELKQMKADFLQGLAALERRSRSMFKKGFVEATPEQQDELLTIFKDSGEGTGEGHFYEILVVLTLEGFLGDPSYGGNKDRVGWRLVGFDTVGTVAMAPPEGYDGPKCLRECGDHR